From the genome of Sulfurovum sp. NBC37-1, one region includes:
- a CDS encoding UbiX family flavin prenyltransferase, producing MKLVVAITGASGVALGKKFVDYLPEDIDAHVVVSDNAFTVESFENKKVTLHASGDIAASISSGSFKVDATAIIPCSMNTLAKIACGISDNLTTRVAAVALKEQKKLLLAPRELPFSAIALENMQKLASLGVIIAPPVMGYYSDASSLEEMEKFIIGKWYDVLGIPNELYTRWK from the coding sequence TTGAAACTTGTTGTAGCCATTACCGGTGCGAGCGGTGTTGCATTGGGAAAAAAATTTGTCGACTATCTGCCTGAGGACATCGATGCGCATGTGGTAGTCTCGGACAATGCCTTTACCGTTGAATCTTTCGAGAACAAGAAAGTGACACTACACGCTTCCGGTGACATTGCCGCCTCCATCTCAAGCGGTTCTTTCAAAGTTGATGCAACAGCCATCATTCCCTGCAGTATGAACACCCTTGCCAAGATCGCCTGCGGGATCAGCGACAACCTGACCACCCGCGTTGCAGCCGTCGCCCTCAAAGAACAGAAGAAACTCCTGCTCGCCCCCAGAGAATTGCCCTTCTCTGCTATCGCCCTGGAAAATATGCAAAAACTGGCAAGTCTCGGCGTTATCATCGCCCCGCCGGTCATGGGATACTACTCCGATGCCTCTTCACTCGAAGAGATGGAGAAGTTCATCATAGGCAAATGGTATGACGTACTCGGCATTCCCAACGAGCTGTATACCCGTTGGAAGTGA
- the coaD gene encoding pantetheine-phosphate adenylyltransferase produces the protein MRRAIYPGTFDPITNGHLDIIKRACNMFDEIVVAVAASEAKKPMFSLEQRIQMAQASTRDFPKITVIGFDKLLVDLSDDLDANIVVRGLRAVSDFEYELQMGYANASLKKELETIYLMPSLQHAFVSSSVVRAILTYDGKVDHLLSEATYRMIQEYRK, from the coding sequence GTGAGAAGAGCAATATACCCCGGAACCTTCGACCCCATCACCAACGGCCACCTGGACATCATCAAGAGAGCCTGCAATATGTTCGATGAGATAGTCGTGGCTGTAGCGGCTTCGGAAGCGAAGAAACCCATGTTCTCTTTGGAGCAGCGCATTCAGATGGCACAGGCTTCGACCAGGGACTTCCCGAAGATCACGGTCATCGGTTTTGACAAACTCCTGGTCGATCTCTCCGATGATCTCGATGCAAATATCGTGGTCAGAGGCCTGAGAGCCGTCAGTGACTTCGAGTATGAACTACAGATGGGATATGCCAATGCCTCCCTCAAGAAAGAACTTGAGACTATCTACCTCATGCCGAGCCTGCAGCATGCCTTTGTAAGCTCCTCTGTTGTACGTGCCATTCTAACCTATGACGGGAAAGTGGACCATCTTCTGTCTGAAGCCACGTACAGGATGATACAGGAGTACCGAAAATAA
- the tmk gene encoding dTMP kinase, translated as MYILFEGIDTCGKSTQMELLTQKHPGIITTHEPGGTAFGQQAREILLSDSLRSKRAELLLFLADRAEHYEEVVEPNHDKIVVSDRGFVSGIGYALANGDFDFDELVALNRFALKDHFPDRIILFMTDMETLKQRISEKELDGIELRGLEYLLRVQEHMKESILKLGIPHLFIDATDSIENIHQSILTYLKV; from the coding sequence ATGTATATACTCTTTGAAGGTATCGATACATGCGGGAAAAGCACCCAGATGGAACTGCTCACACAAAAACATCCCGGTATTATCACTACACATGAACCCGGAGGTACGGCATTTGGACAACAAGCAAGAGAGATTCTCCTCAGTGATTCGCTCCGCTCCAAAAGGGCTGAGCTTCTTCTTTTTCTGGCTGACAGGGCAGAACATTATGAAGAGGTGGTAGAACCGAACCATGACAAGATAGTGGTCTCGGACCGGGGTTTCGTTTCAGGTATAGGCTATGCGCTTGCTAACGGAGATTTCGACTTCGATGAGCTGGTAGCCCTTAACAGGTTTGCCCTCAAAGATCATTTCCCCGACCGTATCATTCTTTTTATGACAGATATGGAAACGCTGAAGCAGCGGATCTCAGAGAAAGAGCTGGACGGCATAGAGCTGCGCGGGCTTGAGTATCTGCTGAGAGTGCAGGAGCATATGAAAGAAAGTATTCTTAAACTTGGGATCCCCCACCTCTTCATTGATGCGACGGATAGTATCGAGAATATCCATCAATCCATTCTTACCTACTTGAAGGTATAA
- the hisS gene encoding histidine--tRNA ligase encodes MINPLRGMKDLTFDEAQRFVHIVKTAITIAKRYGYSYIETPILEETALFKRSVGDSSDIVSKEMYQFEDKGGNDVCMRPEGTAGVVRAFISAKLDRQPVKQKFYYYGPMFRYERPQKGRLREFHQFGCESFGEASVYEDFTIIIMISQIFQALGIGFELKINSLGCPECMPPYRQNLVGFLTEISEDLCTDCNRRIGMNPIRVLDCKNEACQSLLKQSPKLIENLCEHCDTDFKKLTVLLDDAGIAYEVDTNLVRGLDYYNKTAFEFVSNEIGSQSAIAGGGRYDKLVEYLDGKPTPAVGFAIGIERIMELVQMPETKKEGYYMGAMIPEAIEKIIMLGNRKRATDKVTVEYSSKGFKSHMKGVDKANARYALLIGEDELKNGTVWLKDLETKEEKSILLSEV; translated from the coding sequence ATGATCAACCCTTTACGCGGTATGAAAGACTTGACCTTTGATGAGGCTCAGCGTTTTGTACACATTGTCAAGACAGCCATTACCATAGCAAAACGTTACGGCTACAGCTACATTGAAACACCTATTCTCGAAGAGACGGCACTTTTCAAACGTTCCGTGGGTGACAGTTCCGACATCGTCAGCAAAGAGATGTACCAGTTCGAGGATAAGGGAGGCAATGATGTCTGTATGCGCCCCGAAGGGACTGCCGGTGTTGTACGTGCCTTTATCTCTGCAAAACTCGACCGTCAGCCTGTCAAACAGAAGTTCTACTACTACGGACCGATGTTTCGTTACGAAAGGCCGCAGAAAGGACGTTTAAGGGAGTTCCACCAGTTCGGCTGCGAAAGTTTCGGAGAGGCATCTGTCTATGAAGACTTTACCATTATCATCATGATCAGCCAGATCTTCCAAGCACTGGGGATCGGCTTCGAACTAAAGATCAACTCTCTGGGCTGCCCGGAATGTATGCCTCCCTATAGACAGAACCTTGTCGGCTTCCTGACAGAGATCAGCGAAGATCTCTGTACGGATTGTAACCGGAGGATCGGAATGAACCCCATCCGTGTGCTTGACTGTAAGAATGAAGCATGTCAGTCTCTTTTGAAACAGTCACCCAAACTCATCGAAAATCTCTGTGAGCATTGTGATACCGATTTCAAAAAACTGACTGTCCTGCTCGATGATGCAGGAATTGCTTATGAGGTCGATACCAACCTCGTCAGAGGTCTGGACTACTACAACAAGACCGCTTTTGAATTCGTCAGCAATGAGATCGGTTCCCAGTCAGCTATAGCCGGCGGCGGACGTTACGACAAACTGGTAGAGTACCTTGACGGAAAACCTACACCGGCTGTAGGATTCGCTATAGGTATCGAACGGATCATGGAGTTGGTACAGATGCCGGAAACGAAGAAAGAAGGCTATTACATGGGTGCGATGATACCTGAAGCCATTGAAAAGATCATCATGCTCGGCAACCGAAAACGTGCAACAGACAAAGTGACGGTCGAGTACAGTTCAAAAGGGTTCAAAAGCCATATGAAAGGGGTGGACAAGGCCAATGCACGTTACGCACTGCTGATCGGTGAAGATGAGCTAAAGAACGGTACGGTCTGGCTCAAAGACCTTGAAACAAAAGAGGAAAAAAGTATCTTACTCTCAGAAGTGTAA
- a CDS encoding ABC-type transport auxiliary lipoprotein family protein, with protein MKIVLLLGALLLSGCSFKEAPVMKVYALATPSITPVASAQYRNKILKVSYPVAVNEKLGDEMHYSYSLTDRGTYLNSRWANDVGRLLQGNIIQTLSQARLFKVVVPYTSDLDENLRLEAIVFDFSHHVRGEASYAVASIQFTLINAETGKLVKARRFSYREATPTTDAKGYMEATNRIMAKLSHDLVNWLR; from the coding sequence ATGAAAATCGTATTGCTATTGGGGGCTTTGCTCTTGAGCGGATGCAGCTTCAAAGAGGCACCTGTGATGAAGGTATATGCATTGGCAACTCCTTCAATCACACCGGTTGCTTCAGCTCAATATCGTAACAAGATACTCAAAGTCTCCTATCCTGTGGCCGTAAATGAAAAGCTGGGTGATGAGATGCATTACTCCTATTCTCTAACCGACAGAGGGACATACCTGAATTCACGCTGGGCTAACGATGTGGGCAGACTGCTTCAGGGCAATATCATTCAGACCCTTTCCCAGGCCAGACTCTTTAAAGTGGTCGTCCCCTATACTTCAGATTTAGATGAGAATCTGCGTCTTGAAGCCATCGTTTTTGACTTTTCCCATCATGTAAGAGGCGAGGCTTCGTATGCTGTTGCTTCCATACAGTTCACTTTGATAAATGCCGAAACAGGAAAGCTGGTAAAGGCAAGAAGATTCAGTTACCGGGAAGCCACACCTACGACCGATGCCAAGGGGTACATGGAAGCAACCAACCGCATCATGGCAAAACTGAGCCATGATCTTGTCAACTGGCTGCGATAA
- a CDS encoding MlaD family protein: MYSRVNYTIVGIFVLLFGAGLVAFTFWLAKYGIKNEYNLYKLQMTESVSGLSKDSTVRLRGVDVGRVSEIRINPDNIEQIEVFLKIRSDVPIKEDMTAHTEMLGITGLLAIEIDGGTNKSKLLKSENGEIPVIKTTPSWFDKTSKGIGSMAENLTDLLEKAEKLLSDENIETFDSILENTDKMTARVVDTLDEFNTTMQVYRDAVVKLNDDIHSASSNFARITDNTLPALKALQNATKNFNRFTMEAEKSLNRGDYNIKETFQPMLVDIGILTEQLTDLTRELQQSPSNVLFKSRKHRRGPGE; the protein is encoded by the coding sequence ATGTATAGCAGAGTCAACTACACGATTGTCGGTATATTTGTACTGCTCTTTGGCGCAGGGCTTGTGGCCTTTACCTTCTGGCTTGCCAAATACGGTATCAAAAATGAATATAATCTTTACAAGCTTCAGATGACAGAGTCTGTCTCCGGACTCTCGAAGGACTCGACAGTAAGACTCAGGGGTGTGGATGTGGGACGTGTCAGTGAAATACGTATCAACCCTGACAATATAGAGCAGATAGAAGTTTTTTTAAAGATACGCTCGGATGTACCTATCAAAGAGGATATGACCGCGCATACGGAGATGCTCGGTATTACCGGGCTTTTGGCCATTGAGATCGATGGTGGGACGAATAAGTCGAAACTCTTGAAGTCGGAGAACGGTGAGATACCGGTTATCAAGACAACGCCTTCCTGGTTTGATAAAACCAGTAAAGGGATTGGAAGTATGGCAGAGAACCTGACCGATCTTTTAGAAAAAGCGGAAAAACTGCTGAGTGATGAGAATATTGAAACTTTTGATAGTATTCTTGAAAATACAGATAAAATGACTGCCAGAGTCGTCGATACACTCGATGAATTCAATACGACCATGCAGGTCTACAGAGATGCTGTAGTCAAGCTCAATGATGACATTCATTCTGCAAGCAGTAATTTTGCACGTATTACCGATAATACACTGCCTGCGCTGAAAGCACTACAGAATGCGACGAAAAATTTCAACCGTTTCACAATGGAAGCAGAAAAAAGTCTCAACAGGGGAGATTACAATATCAAAGAGACCTTTCAACCGATGCTTGTGGATATCGGTATACTCACAGAACAGCTGACAGACCTGACACGTGAACTGCAGCAGAGTCCGAGTAATGTACTGTTCAAATCAAGAAAACACAGAAGGGGGCCGGGAGAATGA
- a CDS encoding ABC transporter ATP-binding protein, whose amino-acid sequence MNQGNVVIEVKDIVTRFGSRTVHDGVSLQIRENEIFAILGESGAGKSVLMKEMIMLLEPNAGEVTVLGKRLNGITYSDAQQLRREWGVLFQFGALYSSMTIAENIEVQLKEYTKISKAMRDKLVRSKIALVGLDEHVGALYPSELSGGMIKRAALARALAMEPKLLFLDEPTSGLDPVGARNFDALIVELRDMLGITVVMITHDLDSIFSIVDRMAILADQHVVAEGTLENVLQSQHPFVEDFFKNEYTKQKYVDKLEKNKVEDV is encoded by the coding sequence ATGAATCAGGGAAATGTGGTCATTGAAGTCAAAGACATTGTCACGCGTTTTGGGTCACGTACCGTACATGACGGAGTGTCGCTGCAGATCAGAGAGAATGAGATCTTTGCCATTCTTGGGGAGAGTGGTGCGGGAAAATCGGTTTTGATGAAAGAGATGATCATGCTGCTTGAACCTAATGCCGGTGAAGTGACCGTACTGGGAAAACGTCTCAACGGCATCACATACTCAGATGCGCAGCAGCTTCGGAGGGAATGGGGAGTGCTGTTCCAGTTCGGTGCGCTTTACTCTTCTATGACCATTGCCGAGAATATTGAGGTACAGCTCAAAGAGTATACGAAGATCAGTAAAGCGATGCGTGACAAACTGGTACGTTCCAAGATCGCGTTGGTGGGGCTGGATGAACATGTCGGCGCTCTCTATCCTTCCGAACTCAGCGGCGGTATGATTAAAAGGGCTGCGCTGGCAAGGGCTTTGGCGATGGAGCCCAAACTGCTTTTCCTCGATGAGCCCACTTCGGGACTTGACCCGGTTGGTGCACGTAACTTCGATGCCCTCATTGTCGAACTGCGTGATATGCTGGGGATCACAGTCGTGATGATCACACATGATCTTGACAGTATTTTCAGCATTGTGGACAGGATGGCTATTTTGGCTGACCAACATGTCGTAGCAGAAGGAACTTTGGAAAATGTGTTACAATCTCAACATCCTTTTGTTGAAGATTTTTTTAAAAATGAGTATACTAAACAAAAGTATGTGGACAAGTTAGAGAAGAACAAGGTGGAAGATGTATAG
- a CDS encoding ABC transporter permease — protein MNREYVTCREDPQQIRIVSKGEWTLATVPEIEKELKGIPMGKSVLWDLSGVEAFDSAGVLLFMEYYDKLKQKNAVELVGYSESQKEMYDLLRKHMIEKVPERKTSFFEELGKSTLVVLGDIKDLITFLGHLFFTLFNVLFHPRNIRIKEMVYHIHHSGFNALMIIGLTSFLVGMVIAYQGAVQLAKFGADIFIVDTVGISMVRELGPLMTAIVIAGRSGSAYTAEIGAMKITEEIAAMRTMGFDPYNFLVMPRIFALIVALPLLIFFSDIMGIFGGMVASQMELNISMAQFVDRLNEVLEVKHYILGMIKGPVFAFVIAAIGCFRGFQVSDNTESLGLQTTASVVNSIFLVIAFDALFSVIYTELNL, from the coding sequence ATGAACAGGGAGTATGTAACCTGCAGGGAAGACCCGCAGCAGATCAGGATCGTATCGAAGGGGGAGTGGACACTCGCTACCGTACCCGAGATTGAAAAAGAGTTGAAGGGAATCCCTATGGGAAAGAGTGTGCTCTGGGATCTTTCCGGAGTGGAAGCCTTTGACAGCGCGGGTGTGCTGCTCTTCATGGAATATTATGACAAACTGAAGCAAAAAAATGCTGTTGAGCTTGTTGGATACTCTGAGAGCCAGAAAGAGATGTATGATCTGCTCAGGAAGCATATGATCGAAAAGGTCCCGGAACGTAAAACGAGTTTCTTTGAAGAGCTTGGTAAAAGTACTCTGGTAGTCCTGGGAGATATCAAAGATCTCATTACGTTTCTGGGGCATCTCTTTTTCACACTGTTTAATGTACTGTTCCATCCCAGGAATATTCGTATCAAGGAGATGGTTTATCATATCCACCACTCTGGTTTCAATGCCCTGATGATCATCGGGTTGACCTCTTTTCTTGTGGGAATGGTTATCGCCTATCAGGGAGCGGTGCAGTTGGCGAAGTTCGGTGCAGATATCTTCATCGTCGATACGGTAGGTATCTCCATGGTACGTGAACTTGGTCCCTTGATGACAGCGATAGTCATAGCGGGACGTAGTGGCTCTGCCTATACGGCTGAGATCGGAGCCATGAAGATCACAGAAGAGATCGCTGCGATGCGTACCATGGGATTTGATCCGTACAATTTTCTTGTAATGCCGCGCATCTTCGCCCTGATCGTTGCTCTGCCTCTGTTGATATTCTTTTCGGATATCATGGGGATATTCGGAGGTATGGTCGCTTCGCAGATGGAACTGAACATCTCTATGGCACAGTTCGTGGACAGACTCAATGAAGTGCTGGAGGTCAAACACTATATTCTGGGGATGATCAAGGGGCCTGTCTTTGCCTTTGTCATCGCTGCAATAGGCTGTTTCAGAGGCTTCCAGGTTTCGGACAATACCGAGAGTCTCGGTTTGCAGACCACTGCCTCCGTGGTCAATTCCATCTTTCTTGTCATTGCCTTTGACGCACTCTTCTCTGTTATCTATACGGAGCTTAACCTATGA